The DNA sequence aataaaaggctATTCTTTTTGATACCTTTCAAATTTATATTATAAGCAGAGGAGGGATATGATATTGAGTCGTGGGTTGCAAAAGCTGTTGGTCAATCGAAAAACCCTATATCTGGACCGAGGGAAACTTCCCGCATTCAAAGGTAGGGAGGGTTTCGTTCCATTTGTTGTACCTCTCAACAACTCGCAATCAGTACATGGAAACCTACTCATAGATCGTACCTTATCGTCGCCGATTCAAGTACGAATACCAAATAGTCAAGCTTTGATGTTTCTTGTCTTGCCTTCATCTTTGAGTTCTTCATTTTGCCTCCTTCGTACTATCCCTTGTGCGTAGTTTAGGTCGTCAACTGGGAAAAAACACCAGTATCCGAGGCATACATAGAAAAGGCGATAAAACTCGCTTGGGAGGCTCGATACAAATACAGCGAACTCTGTGACGCTTCCGACTCTTCGACTGCCTTTCGTCTTGTAAACAGCTCTTCCGATAGGCTGCCTGCTATTTCCATCGACGTATATGGAAAGTATGGGGCTATTCACTTGTACAgtcaattttggaacatatacaagGGTTTTATAGCGAAACAGCTCATCCAAAATCGATTTTCAAAACTTATCGAAGGCGTCTACTTAATCGATCACACACGCTCCACTCCGAGGCATCCTCTGCCTTGTCCTACACCGGTACATTACAACGCGAGATCGCATTGTATAGCAGGTCGAAGTGCTTCAAAAAACGTTACAGTTGTCCAAGAACACGGAATCAAATACAAAATTCGGCTTGACAACGGACCGGCTCTCGGTTTGTACCTAGACCAACGTCAGAATAGATATAAAATTTTAAACTTGCTCCGCGATTTGCCGGACAACCCAGGCAACGCACCTAAATCACTCTTGAACGCTTTCTGCTTTACCGGCTCGTTTTCGCTAATTGTCGCTAAAACACTCAACGCTTTCACCACAAACATAGACGCCAGCTCGTTTGCCATCCACTGGGTCAAGGAGAACTTCATGTTGAATGAAATCGAACTCGCAAATCATGAGTTCCGTATTGATGATGTGTTTCAAGCTCTGGTCAAGTTGAATCGTGAAAAAAGGAGCTTTAATCTAATTGTACTCGACCCGCCAACTGTGTCTCATGTCCGTCTTCGGACAGGTCAAAAAACAGTTTTTTCAACCTCCGAGAATTATAGCGACTTAATAGCTCTGGCAGCGCCCCTAACGGCTACCAATGGCTACTTAGTGGCCTTCGTCAATACGCACAAACTAGACAAAGAGCGCTGGCAAAGCGCTATTCAAGAAGGTTTGGTGGCGGCGCGTCAAAAAGTTAAAACAGAGCTTGAAGAAGAAATGCACACAAACATGCGACACACTATGCGAAAGCGAGGCGTCAAAGTCAAATATCGCCAACGCGCTCTAAAACGAATCAAGTTCGAGATCAACTCAAGGGATATGGAAAACATGTTCAAATTCGAGTGGATCGATTATTGGACGCAAGATGCAAGGGATTTTCCATGGATAGAAGATCAATTAAAATATTTGCACGGAATTGTCTTAAAGAGGATAACGCCTTTTGATGTAAAAATCAAACCTCCAAAAATGCCAAACTTCCCCGTCAATGCATACCATACGTCTAAGCAATCGAGAATCAAGAACCTACAACTCAGAGAACGACAAATGCAAACAAAAAATCAGGTTTAACTGTGTGCTTGCATTAAGGCGCTTGCATGAGATGCAATCGTTGCTCAGCGTATCACTGGTATAAGTAATAGTCAACTTTAGTATTACGGTTGTACTTGCATATGTGCATGCTCATCTGTCGACTTAGAAATTGGCATTAAGCGTTAGTTTTGTATAATTTCTTCGTATCTAACGGTTACGTAAGCTACATAAGCCATTTTTGGTACAATCCATCACTCATTTTTGCGCTATGTAACTAGTGCAAACGAACATATATACATCTACACCTTGGCGCCCGATGTAGTTCTTTCGTAATACCTCCTTTTCTTCTCATCGATATGAGCCAAGTACCACGTCTTTGGAAACAATTCTTGAACTGAATGCTTCGGTGTAAAATTAGACACTTGACTTGTTTCATCGTATGCATCTACCATTTCGTTATAGACCCTCGGCGAAACCACTTTACGTAGTGTGAATCGTTCTCTGATGTCGACTGGGTTCACCACTTTTGCAATGCTGGATTTGACATACACCGAAAACATAGAAGCAGTCAGTCCTGATCCAAAAGAGAACAGCAGAATTCGCTTACCAACCAGCTGGTCTTGTTTCGTAAGGAGCAATGAAATCAGCGCAGAGTAAAGGGAGGCTGCATAGCAGTTCCCTAGATGCCGAGGTAGAAAAGTGCTGTCCAAAACTTTATCTTGGTAAAGTGACCGAGATTTGCTCAAAAAAATTTTTTCCATTTCTCGTTTGTCCTGGGCAGAAATCTGCATCAGCTGTAGATGTATATCTGCAAATTTTTCTGAATGCGGAGTTGCAAGATAGTCCTTGTATAATAGCCATGCAATTGATTTTTGAACAAGTTTATTATAAGGTGAGTGAAAGCAAACAAAGTCGGCTAAATCCAAATTGAATTCCGCCTGATATTGAGCCTTGTATTTTTTTGCGTAGAGTTCATAGCAGCAGCTGAGTGCCTTTAAGTAACAGTCATTCGAGAACGGCCCATCTACTACTGGATACTCTACATTGAGATTTGGCTTGTAGAAATCCCACGTATTTTCCATATATGAGCTGCGAAGACGACGATCGAAAACAACTGGCGCGTCTGGACCTAGAAGTATCGCAACAGCGCCAGCACCACCTGTTGGACGTGCGTTGCCCTTGCTATAACAAGCGATGTCGCCTGTCACAACTAGAGCAAGGCGCCCGTCCCAAGCACTGGATTCTATCCAATTCAGCGAGTTAAATATAGCGCTCGTTCCTCCATAGCAAGCGCTCTTGACATCGGCGCCCTCAATGTCTGTGTTTCCGCTCGCGAAAAACAGATCCATTAAGAGTGATTTAGTCGGCTTGCTTTTGTCGAGTATGGTTTCGGTGCCGACTTCCAGTCGGCCAATGGAACGAGGATCTATGCCATATTTTTCCAACAAATTGTGAGCCACTAGAACGAAATAAAAATTTGGGATATGTCAATATTTCTCTCTGATTTAAAAATAATGGCCCGTGCGTATTGATAAATAAAACAAGAGACAAAAACTGCGCGGACTGCTGCAGTTATCTACAAAAGGGCACTATGAAATAGACTAAAAACTTCAATTACTTAGCGACTGGTAGGGATGATATGGTAAAGTATACAAGAAGAAGAGAAGTACAGCACATAACTACAATTCGCATGCAAATttgaaaaaacaaattttaaatcaaTTAGTATTAAGTCAAGTGGACCTACCAATGGAAGAGGTGCAAAATCTGGGCATATCGTACGCCATGTGTACTTGTTAAAGTACAATAGACTCTTTAATGACGTTACACTCGTTACTTCAGCACGAAGACGAGTCTATTTATTGAGAAAAAAGGCTGGACAATAGAGACGATATCGAAACACATATTTTGTGTGGATTATCGAACAGATtttaaaagataataataattgcCGTATATACTGGCGATGCACATCAAAACTAGAGACTTATTTTTTACATGTAAATGCGCACAATTCGATTTAAAGATTTTTTTCATAGTTGGTCCACAAATTTATAATTCACATACCCGTCAGGCATAAAGAGTTTATATCTTCTAGGTCACTTACAAATGCCATGCTTTTTTGACCCAATCCAATAGTATATTTTCCAGTGGGTACTTGATCAAAAATTTCTAATTCAGATAGACTCGACCGTCAGTCAGACAATCCAAATCAAGCAGATGGTCCTGCTGGGCAATACCGAATGCATCCGAAGGCCAAAGTGGAAAAGATTCGAATTTGCCCAAAAAAAGACATCGATTTTATGTCGTACCTAACTCTGTATGAGAGACACAAAGTTTAGGAAAATAGATATCCATGGCCAAAATTCCAACATCATTTGGGTATTGGTGCTCGTGAAAAAATCCTGAGTCGGCTTGCATGAGTTAAAGGCTATTTTGATATAGCAGCGGGACAACAGCAGTGCTTAAACGggcaattaataatttattttaatatactTATTATTTGACAAACCGACAGGTAATCCGTCATATAATGTACTTATAATACAATAATTTTTATGTTCAATTAACCTACTAGATACCGAGATCATTGTTTTGTCTATTTGCATCACCCCAGTACCCTGCCTTTAATCTGGTCTCCAAAATTCTAGAACACACATTTTTGCATAACTATTGCAAGAGCACTGGCCCTGGAAGGTAAATTGTTTTGTCTAAGCTACTTTGTTCAAATGTGGGAAAAGACAAGGGTAAACCAGCACCCCTACCTAATATTTGTAGTCTCAGAATTTATCTAGTCCTCTGGATGTATGAACAATGCCCTCACAGCGTTCATCGTTGTCGAACTGCTCTGCCGTGAACAGCTTAGGCAGTTGAATATGTTGCATGAACCATGTTGTGATAGTGCCGAAAACATGAGTCAAATAAGTGAACGCGCTTTTGCTTTTATCATTATCAAGCAAAAATTGGCGATTGAATGTTACCAGTTTTGTTTTCCTGGTTATTGAATTACGTTACTTTTCGTCGTCTAGAACCTGATTTTTTAACGAGCAGTAACAAGAGGAGGTTGTCACTATTAAGGATACTAATGTCAATTATTGCATTACATTCTAAATGCGTAAATCGGCTATACGTCAACATATTTTTACTCTTGCTCTTGACAACCCCAAATGCGGAATTAACGTATTGATTATTATATCAGATCTACATCTTATAAGGTACGACCAACCATAGTTAAAGCAGTTTGTCAATGGCCCGCCGATTAGCCTACAATATATAATAGGCCTCAAAATATATAATTGGCAAGTGTCAAAAATATCGGAGACCAAATACTGTTAACATTTCTACGCCATATATATTACTTGTATATATTACTTGCATCGTTTTAGTCCGTTGTTCACCTTACTTGCCCATTTATGTCAGGTATAATATGAAGTTTCAATCATGCACTAGCATCTGATTCTGTTTTCAAATTATCATGCTGGACTAAATAGCACGTAATCCGTTATTTAAGCTGTCTTGTGGCAAAATTTTGTACTTTTCTTTTACAACCGATACTCTTCTATAAATAGCAGTATCTTTCAATTCATTTGTCGAAATTGAGAACTCCATGGGATTGCtattgaatgggtacataataataCTCATCATCATCACTAAGAATGATTTTCGGGCGTAATGTAAATATTGGGTCAAAATCCACCCAATTTAGATAAAAGTTaaacgtcaaaatgtaatcacatcaattaaaaatttacatgtttattcact is a window from the Schistocerca gregaria isolate iqSchGreg1 unplaced genomic scaffold, iqSchGreg1.2 ptg000867l, whole genome shotgun sequence genome containing:
- the LOC126323779 gene encoding uncharacterized protein LOC126323779, producing MQADSGFFHEHQYPNDVGILAMDIYFPKLCVSHTELEIFDQVPTGKYTIGLGQKSMAFVSDLEDINSLCLTVAHNLLEKYGIDPRSIGRLEVGTETILDKSKPTKSLLMDLFFASGNTDIEGADVKSACYGGTSAIFNSLNWIESSAWDGRLALVVTGDIACYSKGNARPTGGAGAVAILLGPDAPVVFDRRLRSSYMENTWDFYKPNLNVEYPVVDGPFSNDCYLKALSCCYELYAKKYKAQYQAEFNLDLADFVCFHSPYNKLVQKSIAWLLYKDYLATPHSEKFADIHLQLMQISAQDKREMEKIFLSKSRSLYQDKVLDSTFLPRHLGNCYAASLYSALISLLLTKQDQLVGKRILLFSFGSGLTASMFSVYVKSSIAKVVNPVDIRERFTLRKVVSPRVYNEMVDAYDETSQVSNFTPKHSVQELFPKTWYLAHIDEKKRRYYERTTSGAKV
- the LOC126323778 gene encoding putative ribosomal RNA large subunit methyltransferase YwbD; this encodes MILSRGLQKLLVNRKTLYLDRGKLPAFKGREGFVPFVVPLNNSQSVHGNLLIDRTLSSPIQVVNWEKTPVSEAYIEKAIKLAWEARYKYSELCDASDSSTAFRLVNSSSDRLPAISIDVYGKYGAIHLYSQFWNIYKGFIAKQLIQNRFSKLIEGVYLIDHTRSTPRHPLPCPTPVHYNARSHCIAGRSASKNVTVVQEHGIKYKIRLDNGPALGLYLDQRQNRYKILNLLRDLPDNPGNAPKSLLNAFCFTGSFSLIVAKTLNAFTTNIDASSFAIHWVKENFMLNEIELANHEFRIDDVFQALVKLNREKRSFNLIVLDPPTVSHVRLRTGQKTVFSTSENYSDLIALAAPLTATNGYLVAFVNTHKLDKERWQSAIQEGLVAARQKVKTELEEEMHTNMRHTMRKRGVKVKYRQRALKRIKFEINSRDMENMFKFEWIDYWTQDARDFPWIEDQLKYLHGIVLKRITPFDVKIKPPKMPNFPVNAYHTSKQSRIKNLQLRERQMQTKNQV